GCGAGAACGCCTCGCAGCTTTTCGCGCGGAGCCGCCTCAGACGCTGGGACTCGAATAAGCACGTGATGGTGCAAGGCGCCGCGAGCTTGCCACTCACGGACGGACGCGAACTGCATGCGAGGCATCAGCACGCGGAGTCGAGACCGTGTTCGGTCCCAGAGGCGGCTCGAGTCCCTGTTCCATCGGACGGTTCCGTCGTAGTCGTAACCGTCCAAATCGACGGGTACGCCTCGGAGGTGGGAGTCCACATCTGATTGGTGCACTACCCCGCATGAGCACCGCCGATTCGGCGAGCCGCTCGTTCGTGGAACTCGATGGACGCGGCCGAACGAGGGTGCGGTCAAGGTGACCATGTAGAACACAGAAGCACCCGGTGCCGCGAAGACGCCGGATCGTAGGATGGCGGCCCAGTCCCCGACTACTAGCTTCGAGCACGAGACGCATTGGTCTCGGAGTCTGCTTCCACAGCGCACCTGCTGCTCGGTGCCGTCTGGCATCTGTACGGTTACTGGCCGGGCGCAGCGGCGCTCCTCGCGGACGGCCAGCGCGAGGCGTTCGCTCGCGGAGAGATCGTCGATCATCGCGCCACATCCGTGTGCCCCCGATGTGCCCCGCCGGTGTCCGCCGGTGCAACCCGTGCACTATGAGTCCCCGGCAGTACCGGCAGAACGCTAAGGCGTCGACCCTGGGGCGCTCTCCTAAAGCGGGTGTCGGCAGTTCGAATCTGCCCGAGGGCACCAGGCGCGGACGTACCCTCCAGGAGGGGATGCGTCGTGCCGTGCGTGGTCGCCGTCGACGACGTCCGGCCGGCGGGCCGCTGAGTCCGGCGCTCCTCCCGGGTCTGCACCAGCACCCGCACCGAGGAGGACCGCATGCGCACCGTGACGTACTCGATGGGAATGTCCGCGGACGGCTACGTCGTCGGGCCGGACGGCCGCTTCGACTGGGCGGCGCCCGACGCGGAGATCTTCGCCTTCCACCTGGAGGAGATCCGGCAGGTCGGGGTCCACCTCCTGGGCCGGCGGCTCTACGAGGTGATGCTCTACTGGGAGACCGCCGAGGAGGACCAGGAGCTCGACGACGCGGAGCGCGAGTGGGCCCGGCTGTGGAAGGCGCTGCCGAAGGTCGTCTTCTCCCGCACCCTCACCGCCGTGGAGGGCAGCAACACCCGGCTGGCCACGGGGACGGTCGCCGAGGAGGTCGCCCGCCTGCGCGCCGAGCCGGGGGAGGGGGACATCGCCATCGGCGGGGCCGCGCTCGCCGCGTCCGCCGAGGACCTCATCGACGAGTACCGCGCCGTGGTCTACCCCGTCCTCCTCGGCGGGGGGACGCCGTACTTCCCGCAGCACGAGCGCTTCGTGCGCCTCGAGCTCGCCGAGGTCCGGACGTTCGGCTCCAAGGTGGTCCACCACCGCTACCGGGCGCTGCGCTGAGGCGGCGGCAGGCCAGTCTGCGCCCGATTTGTCGCCACGTGACGAAGGTCACACACAATCATGCGGACGTACAGGGTCGAGGCGCTTGCGCTCCGACGAAAGTTGGGCCAATATTTCTTCTTGTAGGGCGTGACGCCTGCCCCCCGTGTGCGTCACGCCCTATCCCATACCCTGAGCCGATAACTCGGCAACCGCGCGGCGGGTCGCCCCGGTCCCGCGCGTCGCCCTGGTTAGCGTGGGTGAATGGCCCCTTCAGCGATCTCCGCCCGCCCCCCTGCGGCGTCACGCCGCCCCGGGGCACCAGGACTCGCCGGCCTCGCCCGGCGCGACGACGCCGACCCGGCCGAGGGCGGTGACGCACGCACCACCCGCGCCCGCGCCGTCGACGACGCGGCCCAGGAGTGGCGCGACCGTCTCGTCGGGCTGAGCGGCGCGAGCGCGCTGTCCGACGTCAGCCTGCTCGGAGCGGCGGTCATCGACCTCACCGCGGCCCACCCCTCCGGCATCGCCCAGCTCTACTCCGGGCGCACGACCCGGCTGTCCAACCTCGTGCGCGAGGGCGGGGCGCTCGTCGCCGCGCGCCGCTCGGCCCGCACCGTCGTCGCGCGCACCGACGAGCTCGCCCAGCGCTACGGCGTCGCGCCCACCTACCTCGCGGCCGGGATCGCGACCTGGACCGAGCTCCCGCCGCCCGCCGGCGTCCCCGAGGACGCCGAGGACGCCGACGCCGCCGAGGACGCGGCTGCTGACCGGCCCGCCTCCGACTCCCCCCGGACCGTGCGTGCCCCCGTGCTCCTGCGGCCGGTGCGGCTGACCCCGCGCGGCGGGCAGGTGGCCGACCTCGACCTCGAGCTCGAGCAGGCGGTGGACGTCAACTCCGTGCTCGTGCGGGCGTTGCGGGCGCGTGGCGTGAGCGTCGACGTCCAGGCCGTCACCGCCGGCACGCTCACCGAGGACGGCTTCTCCCCGCGGGCCGCGCTCGCCCGTCTGGGCCTCCTCGGGGAGGAGCACCTGCCTGACTTCACCCTCGAGGAGCGCGTCCTCATCGGGCCCTTCGTCCACCCCGGGCAGGTGCTCGTCGACGACCTCGAGGCGATGCACGACGACCTCGTCCAGCACGACGTCGTCGCCGCCCTCGCCGGCGACGAGGGCGCCCGCGCCGCCCTCGACCGTCCGCTGCCCGACCGGGTCGGGCCCGACCGTCCGCCGCAGGCCGAGCGCGGTGTCGGGGACCTCGACCCCGACCAGCAGCGGGTCGTCGACGCCGTCGCCGCCGGGACCGACCTGTTCATCGACGCGCCCCCCGGCGCCGACGTGCCCGCGACCCTCGCCGCCGTCCTCGCCGACGCCGTCGCCTCCGGACGCCGGGTGCTCTACGTGCCCGGCTCCCGGCGCGTGGGCCGCGCGCTCCTCGGCGAGCTCGAGCGGCTCGGGCTGCGCGACCTCGTCCTGGACCTGTCCACCGACTCCGGCTGGCGGACCAGCGCCCCGGAGGAGCTGCGCACGGGCCTGCGGGCCACCGACCCGAAGGGGCAGGTCGAGACGGTCCGCGCCGTGCGGGCCGAGCTCGTCACCGTCCGCGAGCGGCTCGCCGGCTACGTCAGTGCCCTGCACACCGTGCGTGAGCCGTGGGGCTGCTCGGCCCACGCGGCGCTCCAGGCCCTCGCCGCGCTCACCGCCGCCCGGCCCGCCCCGCGTACCGAGGTCCGGCTCCCCTCCGCGACCGTCCGAGACCTGGTCGGGGAGCAGCGGGCGCACGCCCGCGAGCGGCTCGTGCGGGCCGCGAGCCTCGGCGCCTTCGACCTGCGCCCGCACGACACCCCGTGGTTCGGGGCGCGGCTCACCAGCGCCGAGGAGGCGCGCGCCGCGCTCGAGCGCACCCAGCGGCTCTCCGGCCTCGAGATGCCCCGGCTGCTCGCCGAGGTCGGGCGCACCACCCACGAGACGGGCGTGGTGCAGGCCGCCACCCTGCGCGGCTGGCTCGAGCAGCTCGAGATGCTCGACGGCGTCCGCTCGGCCCTCGACGTCTTCGTCCCGCAGGTCTTCGAGCGCTCCGCGGCCGACATGGTCGTGGCGACCGCGAGCCGGGCGTGGCGCAAGCAGCACGGCGTGAGCATGCCGCGCCGGGTGCGGCGCCGGATGCGCAAGCAGGCCAAGGACCTCCTGCGGCCCGGGCGCCCGGTCCCCGACCTGCACGCCGAGCTCGTCCACGTCCAGGAGCAGCGCGAGGTCTGGCGCCGGCACTGTCCCGGGGGCGGGTGGCCCGCGCTGCCCGAGGGGCTGTCCGCGATGACCGAGCACGCCCGCGCCGTCGAGGCCGACGTGCTCGCCCTCCAGGGCGTCGTCGGGACGGGTGCCGGCAAGCCCGACCTCCTCGACCTCCCGCTCGAGGACCTCGCTCGGTTCATCGACGCGCTCGCCGGTGACAGCGAGGCGGTCCGCCTCATGCCCGAGCGCACCGCGGTCCTCGCCGACCTCGAGCGTCTGGGACTCACCGAGCTCGTCACCGACCTCACCGAGCGCCGGGTGGCGGCCGGGCTGGCCGGCGCCGAGCTCGACCTCGCCTGGTGGACCTCCGTCCTGGAGGAGATCCTGCGCACCGACCCGGCGCTCGCCGGGTACGACGGGCCGGCGCTCGTCGCGCTCGCCGAGCGCTTCCGCCGCCTGGACGCCGAGCACGTCGACACCCTGACGACCCCGGTCCGTCGCGCCGTCGTGCGTCGCCTCCAGGGCCTCGTGCGCGACCGGCGTGAGGAGGCCGCGCAGCTCGAGGCCGAGCTCGCCGCCGGGCGGGCCGCCGACCTGCGCCGACTCAACGCCCGCCACCCCGAGCTCATCGGCGCGATCCGGCCCGGCTGGGTCGTGCCGCCGGTCCTCGTGCCGCAGCTGCTGCCGCCGGCGCGCTGCGTCGACCTCGTCGTCCTCGACGGCGTCCACCACCTGCCGACCGAGCAGGCCGTCGGCGCGATCACCCGCGGCCGCCAGGTCGTGCTCGTGGGGGACTCCCGTCGCGGCGGGGACGGGCTGGTCGGGGAGCTCGCCCCGCTGCTTCCCGCGCTCACCCTG
Above is a genomic segment from Georgenia wutianyii containing:
- a CDS encoding replication initiator, which codes for MIDDLSASERLALAVREERRCARPVTVQMPDGTEQQVRCGSRLRDQCVSCSKLVVGDWAAILRSGVFAAPGASVFYMVTLTAPSFGRVHRVPRTSGSPNRRCSCGVVHQSDVDSHLRGVPVDLDGYDYDGTVRWNRDSSRLWDRTRSRLRVLMPRMQFASVREWQARGALHHHVLIRVPASEAAPREKLRGVLASVVATGYEGTRVRWGNQVDVRRLTPDGDAAKAIWYVTKALSYLGKAVADGSAANVPWQLTARLSRAASLMPCPTCLSRSRGRGTSEARPGCPLPAHRRQGAASAVVTVSRPTTDAETGETSPGWSLTGLTRTAQRAARAAWALRQRFTALPVETTSIATLATTSESIGNSISTWQALQPPRTGPPALP
- a CDS encoding dihydrofolate reductase family protein; the encoded protein is MRTVTYSMGMSADGYVVGPDGRFDWAAPDAEIFAFHLEEIRQVGVHLLGRRLYEVMLYWETAEEDQELDDAEREWARLWKALPKVVFSRTLTAVEGSNTRLATGTVAEEVARLRAEPGEGDIAIGGAALAASAEDLIDEYRAVVYPVLLGGGTPYFPQHERFVRLELAEVRTFGSKVVHHRYRALR
- a CDS encoding DNA helicase, translated to MAPSAISARPPAASRRPGAPGLAGLARRDDADPAEGGDARTTRARAVDDAAQEWRDRLVGLSGASALSDVSLLGAAVIDLTAAHPSGIAQLYSGRTTRLSNLVREGGALVAARRSARTVVARTDELAQRYGVAPTYLAAGIATWTELPPPAGVPEDAEDADAAEDAAADRPASDSPRTVRAPVLLRPVRLTPRGGQVADLDLELEQAVDVNSVLVRALRARGVSVDVQAVTAGTLTEDGFSPRAALARLGLLGEEHLPDFTLEERVLIGPFVHPGQVLVDDLEAMHDDLVQHDVVAALAGDEGARAALDRPLPDRVGPDRPPQAERGVGDLDPDQQRVVDAVAAGTDLFIDAPPGADVPATLAAVLADAVASGRRVLYVPGSRRVGRALLGELERLGLRDLVLDLSTDSGWRTSAPEELRTGLRATDPKGQVETVRAVRAELVTVRERLAGYVSALHTVREPWGCSAHAALQALAALTAARPAPRTEVRLPSATVRDLVGEQRAHARERLVRAASLGAFDLRPHDTPWFGARLTSAEEARAALERTQRLSGLEMPRLLAEVGRTTHETGVVQAATLRGWLEQLEMLDGVRSALDVFVPQVFERSAADMVVATASRAWRKQHGVSMPRRVRRRMRKQAKDLLRPGRPVPDLHAELVHVQEQREVWRRHCPGGGWPALPEGLSAMTEHARAVEADVLALQGVVGTGAGKPDLLDLPLEDLARFIDALAGDSEAVRLMPERTAVLADLERLGLTELVTDLTERRVAAGLAGAELDLAWWTSVLEEILRTDPALAGYDGPALVALAERFRRLDAEHVDTLTTPVRRAVVRRLQGLVRDRREEAAQLEAELAAGRAADLRRLNARHPELIGAIRPGWVVPPVLVPQLLPPARCVDLVVLDGVHHLPTEQAVGAITRGRQVVLVGDSRRGGDGLVGELAPLLPALTLPTDRADREESIAGFLAGHGYEDVIAPVPAPPAAGRVRFERVEGFGMPAPGADAVESVQAEVERVVDLVIEHALTTPDRSLAVVALNARHADRVREAVISAVAGSAAVAEFFAADKDEPFVVVDADGAGGLRRDTVVLTIGYAKTPHGRVLHSFGAVSEPDGKACLIDALDAVRENLVLVSCLGPGDIDRDRLHQSGPLLLADLIDWVAQPHGGATAAQDVAPDPLLLDLAERLWRLGLTVVPQYGVEGGVRIPLAIGHPELPGELLLAVLTDDPAYIAEPNLRRRERHWVQRLVSRGWRVHMAFSTAVFADPQGEAETILATVLDVVDARRRATEPVGARVAPPTDLEDDDADDGYAAVGSESESESESGAEDLPRERGTRPEVTPGLPIGAYSDDELDDLAAWIDSDGVPRDDEAMMAALREELGLTRRGVEVDTVLRTVAARR